The DNA segment CGAACAAGGAAATGGCGATAAGCAGATTCACCAGTCCGCCGCCAAGGATGCTGACCACCAGAATGGCCAGCACGATGCCCGGAAAGGCGAACAGCATATCCATAAACCACATAATAATCATGTCTGTATATCGTCCTGCCATGCCGGCAATTATACCCAGCGGAATGCCGACTATCATCGCCAGCCCGACGCTGAGCACCACTTCGATAATCGAGATCCGTGCGCCGTAAATCACGCGCGCGAAGATGTCCCGGCCATAGTCGTCGGTGCCGAACCAGTGGCTGGCATTCGGGGCGAGCAGGGTGTCGATAAGATCTTGTGCATAAGGATCATGACGGGTTATCAGCGGCGCGAAGAGCCCTGCCAGCATGATCAGGCTGACGATAAGGCCGCCGAGCGTCACCGCAGGATGACGCCAGAACCAGCGGAACAACCGCAGCGTGCGCGGTTTGCGACGGGGTAATTGCGTGATAATGGCAGACATTAATCGAACCTTATTTTTGGATTCAGGAAGGCAATCAGTAATTCACCCAGCAGGTTCATGACCACCACGCCGCAGACCGCCACCAGTGCGACACCCTGAATGACCGGGTAATCACGATAGCGCACGGAATCCACCAGCAGGCGGCCAATACCCGGCCAGTTAAAGACTGATTCGGTGACCACCGCGCCGCCAATCAGGCTGCCAAAATTGAGCGCAATGATAGTGACAATCGGGATCAGCGCGTTGCGAAACGCGTGGCTGCAATAAACCGTAGTGGCAGATAATCCCTTGGCACGCGCGGTGCGGATATAATCTTCCGACAACACGTCGAGCATGCTCGAACGCGTCATGCGCGCCATTACCGCCATCGGTAATACGGCCAGCGTGACCGAGGGCAGAATGTAACTTTTCCATGACGTCGCGCCGAGCAACGGCAGCCAGCCGAGATTCACTGAGAAAGTGTTCATCGCCATCAGTCCCAGCCAGAAGTTGGCGATGGACGCACCGGCAATCGCCAGTAACATTACGCCAAAATCCGGCCAGCGGTTACGGTATACTGCGCCTATCATGCCTGCCGGGACGCCCACCGCCACCGCCAGAAAATAGGCCAGCACGGCAAGCATCAGGGTGTACGGCAGGCGCTCGCCGATTTCCTGCGTCACCGGCTGCTGCGACTGCAATGAGACGCCCAGATTGCCGTGCAGCACGTCACCAGCAAAGTGCAGGTATTGTGTCACTATTGGCTGGTCCAGCCCGAGGCGCACGCGCATCGCATCAACCGCTTCCTGCGTGGCTTCAGGCCCGGCCATCAGACGCGCCGGGTCACCGGGCAGCGCGCGGATGGACACAAAAATCAGCATCGATACCCCGATCAGAATGATCGGGAAGGCGATGAGTTTTTTGGCAAGATAGGCTTTCATGGTGCTATTCCACTGTAAATGACGCTGTTATTTTTTCTGCGCATCTTTCACCACAATCTGACCGCCCGGGATCATGGTGACGCCCGAGATATTGGTGCCGGTGGCATACAAATCATTCTGGTAATACAGCAACACCTGCGGCGCCTGCTGGTTAATTTCTTTCTGCGCCTCAACATAAATGGCGTTGCGGGCATTTTCATCCAGCGTCGACGCGGCTTTGTCTAACATTTCATCCAGCTTCGGATCGCTGAAGAAGCCCAGATTGGCACCGCCCGGGGCGAAGCTTTTGCTGTAATACAGCGGGCGCAGCTGGAGGTCAGCACCGTTGGCGCCGGATGACCAGGAGGCCAGCACCGCGCCGGTGTTGTCGGCCTTTTTGCCAGCCTGATCGGCGAATGCAGCCTTGGTCCACACGCCGCTTTCCATGATACGGACGTCAAGTTTCACGCCGATTTTCGCCCACATACTTTGCAGCACCTGACCGATGCGCGCGTCCTGCCCCTGCACGGCAATCGACATCGTAAAGCCGTCCGCGACGCCCGCTTCTTTCAGTAAAGCTTTGGCTTTGGCCAGATCAAGCGGATACGGGTTCAGCGTTTTGTCATAGCCAGCGGTGACCGGCGCCAGAGGGGAGTTCGCCGGTTGTGCAAAGCCGGACATGATCGCGCGCACCAGCCCCTCGCGGTCTGTTGCGTAGTTCAGCGCCTGACGGACGCGGACATCGTTAAGTGGTTTGAGATCAGCATTCAGTGCCACCCAGAAGACGGAAGCTCCCGGACTTTCGTGCAGGGCAAACTTCGGATTATTTTTCAGCACCTTGGCAAACTGCGGCGGCACCGGATTGATAACGTCGGTTTCACCGGCCTGAAGCGCCATGTTCATGACCGAAGGTTCGGCGCTCCACGTCCATTTGATGTCATCCGGTCCGGCGGCTTTGTCGCCCCAGTAGCCCGGATATTTCTCTTCCAGTACAAATTCGCCGGTTTTGTACTGCACCATTTTGTAAGGGCCCGTGCCGACGGCTTTGCTGTCGAGCGTGCCGGTTTTATCCGCAGCCGGACTGACCATCAGGCACGCGCCGGTGGTGAGTAAATTCAGGAAGGCGGGGTACGGTTTTTTCAGTTTGAAGACGACGGTCGAGTCATCAGTTTTGGTCACGCTGTCGAGGAAGGTACGCAGACGTCCGCTGGCCGCCAGACCGCGTTTGGTGTCGAGGTGGCGGGCGAAGTTGGCGACCACGGCGTCGGCGTTAAACGGCGTGCCGTCGTGAAAGGTGACGCCACTGCGCAGTTTGAATGTCCACACCAGACCGCTTTCATCGCTGCTCCATGAAGTCGCCAGCGCTGCTTCCGGTTTGAGTTGCGGCGACATGCGCAGCAAGCCTTCATACATCGGATCCAATACCGTGCCGGTAAACGTGGCGGTCTGGTTGCCCGGATCCATGCTACGCGGCGCTTCGTTTTGCATCACGTTCAGCGTGGCGGCAAAAACCGGCAGCGAAAACGCGGCGAGAAGGGCGCTGCTCAGCAACGATAACTGCACGGGACGCCGGATGTAACGGGTATTCTTCATGTTCTGCCCTCTGCGTGAAAATCGGATTAAGTGGCTCTGGGGATCTCAGTCTGGTGAATAAAACGTCGTTTCCATTACATGACATTTTTTAACAAATAGTTCATATGAAATACTTATGTTGTGATCTTTAGTTTAATTTGTAAACTAATTAGCATTGATATATCCATTTCTTCCGTTTAATGTCAATGCAGATGAGCGAAAACTGAGAGCGCCTGAACGAATATGTTAACAATCTTGCAACGTCAGATTTTAGGTGCGATCAATGCGTCTGGTGGTTTAAGCCGGACGGAGCTGGCTCAACGGGTGGGGATGAGCAAAGCGGCGATCGGCGGTGTGGTGCGCGAAATGCTCGAGACCGGTTTTTTGCACGAGGCGGAAACGGTGCAGGGGAACGGACAGGGGCGGCCATCGGTGCGACTGGTGGTTCATCCGGACGGTGCGTGGTTTGCCGGTGTGTCGTTGCTGCAAAATCCGGCGCAAATGGTGCTGATCAACCTGCACGGCGAGATCCTTTCGCGCGTCTCTTTTGCAGCAGATTCTGATCCGCACCGGCTGGCGGAAAATATCGCACTTGCGCTACCGGCGCTGCTCGAACTGCATCCTGAAGCGGCGAAGAAACTGGTCGGGCTGGGCGTGACGTTGTCCGGCCTGATTGATGAACACCAGTCAACCTGCGTGCAGTCGGCGCTGCTTGGCTGGCGCGATGTGCCACTGGCGAAGCTGATTTCGCAGGCCACCGGCATGGACGTGGCCATCGAAAATGATGCCAAAGCGCTGGCGGTGAGCGAGAAGAGTTTCGGTCAGGCGCGTGATCTGAGTAGCTTTACGCTGGTCAGCCAGGGCGCTGGGATCGGCAGCGCGCACTTTATCGCCGGACAACTGCATCGCGGTTTGCACGGCGGTGCGGGGGAGATCGCCCACTGTACGCTGGAGTTCAATGGTTCGCCGTGCCGCTGCGGTAAGCGCGGCTGTCTGGATACGCTGGCCTCGCTGAATGCCATCGCGGAAATGGCCAAAGCGGAAGGGCTGGAGGCGACCACCATTGGCGCGCTCGAACAACTGGCGATGCAGGGGCAGACGGCGGCGATCCGTATTTTGCATCGCGCCGGGGCGGCCCTGGGGCTGGCAGTTTCACTTCTTATTCAAATCAATGACCCGGATTTGATCCTGATAGCCCATCAGGATGCTGATTTTTCCGGGCTCTTCGGCACCGTGGTGCATCAGTCCATCGAAGCCAACGTGTTGCCGGGTAATGCCGGTAAAACACCGGTTCGCACTTTTACCCTAAATGACGACACCTGGGCGCGCGCGGCGGCAAGCATTGCTGCACATCGCTTTCTTGTCGGTCTGAAGCCAGTCTGAGGAATCATCACTATGCGTATAGCGGTCAGCGGTATCCATATTGAATGCAGTACCTACAACCCGGTGCTGAACGAAGAGAAAGATTTCACGGTAGTGCGCGACGGGCAGCTTCTGGCCTCGCCGCGTTTTCATTTTCTACAAGATTATCCGGCGACGTTTTTGCCGACTATCCACGCCCGTGCGATTGCCGGAGGGCCCGTTGCCCGCACAACGTACGATAAATTTAAAGCAGAAATGATCGCAGGCCTGGAGGCGCAAAAACCGTTCGACGGCCTGTATCTGGCGATGCACGGCGCGATGTACGTTGAAGGGCTGGAAGATGCGGAGGGGGACTGGATCGCCGCCGCGCGTAAAGTCGTCGGGCCGGATTGCCCGATCAGCGTCAGCTACGATCTGCACGGCAATGTGTCTCAGCGGATCATTGATACCATCGATATGTTTTCCACCTACCGCACGGCGCCGCATATCGATGTGGAAGAAACTATGCGTCGCTCAGTGGCAATGCTGGTGAAACATCTGCAAACCGGCGTGAAACCGACACTGCTGTGGGTGCCGGTGCCGGTAGTACTGCCGGGTGAGCGCACCAGTACGGAAGATGAACCGGCAAAAAGTTTGTATGCCCGTCTGCCGGAAATGGATGAGGTGGATGGTGTGTGGGACAGCTCGCTGATGGTCGGTTATGTATGGGCTGATGAACCCCGTGCGACGGCGGCGGTGATCATGACCGGCACCGATCTCGCCGTACTCCGGCAGCAGGCGACGCAACTTGCGCAGGCTTACTGGGACGCGCGTGAGGACTTCGTCTTCGGCTGCGAAACCGATACTGTGGAAGCTTGCGTGCGCAAAGCGATTCACTCTGAAACCCGGCCTGTCGTGCTGGCGGATTCAGGAGACAACCCGACAGGCGGCGGCGTCGGTGATCGCGCGGATGTGCTGGAAGAGCTTATCAAACAGTACGCTGAAAATGTGATTGTAGCGGGTATAACCGATGCACCGGCGACGGACGCGGCTTTTAATGCCGGTGTCGGTTCAGTACTGACGCTGACGCTCGGTGCGTCGCTGGACAACTCCAGTCCGCAGGTGAAAGGTGAATTTGAGGTGGTGTTCCTGCTCGACGCGCTGACGGCTGCCGATCGTCAGGCAGTGTTACGCACTGG comes from the Enterobacteriaceae bacterium Kacie_13 genome and includes:
- a CDS encoding ABC transporter permease subunit, whose product is MKAYLAKKLIAFPIILIGVSMLIFVSIRALPGDPARLMAGPEATQEAVDAMRVRLGLDQPIVTQYLHFAGDVLHGNLGVSLQSQQPVTQEIGERLPYTLMLAVLAYFLAVAVGVPAGMIGAVYRNRWPDFGVMLLAIAGASIANFWLGLMAMNTFSVNLGWLPLLGATSWKSYILPSVTLAVLPMAVMARMTRSSMLDVLSEDYIRTARAKGLSATTVYCSHAFRNALIPIVTIIALNFGSLIGGAVVTESVFNWPGIGRLLVDSVRYRDYPVIQGVALVAVCGVVVMNLLGELLIAFLNPKIRFD
- a CDS encoding glycosyl transferase, with the translated sequence MKNTRYIRRPVQLSLLSSALLAAFSLPVFAATLNVMQNEAPRSMDPGNQTATFTGTVLDPMYEGLLRMSPQLKPEAALATSWSSDESGLVWTFKLRSGVTFHDGTPFNADAVVANFARHLDTKRGLAASGRLRTFLDSVTKTDDSTVVFKLKKPYPAFLNLLTTGACLMVSPAADKTGTLDSKAVGTGPYKMVQYKTGEFVLEEKYPGYWGDKAAGPDDIKWTWSAEPSVMNMALQAGETDVINPVPPQFAKVLKNNPKFALHESPGASVFWVALNADLKPLNDVRVRQALNYATDREGLVRAIMSGFAQPANSPLAPVTAGYDKTLNPYPLDLAKAKALLKEAGVADGFTMSIAVQGQDARIGQVLQSMWAKIGVKLDVRIMESGVWTKAAFADQAGKKADNTGAVLASWSSGANGADLQLRPLYYSKSFAPGGANLGFFSDPKLDEMLDKAASTLDENARNAIYVEAQKEINQQAPQVLLYYQNDLYATGTNISGVTMIPGGQIVVKDAQKK
- a CDS encoding ABC transporter permease subunit, which encodes MSAIITQLPRRKPRTLRLFRWFWRHPAVTLGGLIVSLIMLAGLFAPLITRHDPYAQDLIDTLLAPNASHWFGTDDYGRDIFARVIYGARISIIEVVLSVGLAMIVGIPLGIIAGMAGRYTDMIIMWFMDMLFAFPGIVLAILVVSILGGGLVNLLIAISLFAIPVYARLSRNLTLGLKQMEYVEAAQALGLSNYRIIVHYILRNAIGPIIVQSTLTAGTVILAAASLSFLGLGVQPPMPEWGTMMSDGRNFLGINIYLSLFPGLAIMLTVLGFNVLGDGLRDLLDTRS
- a CDS encoding ROK family protein, coding for MLTILQRQILGAINASGGLSRTELAQRVGMSKAAIGGVVREMLETGFLHEAETVQGNGQGRPSVRLVVHPDGAWFAGVSLLQNPAQMVLINLHGEILSRVSFAADSDPHRLAENIALALPALLELHPEAAKKLVGLGVTLSGLIDEHQSTCVQSALLGWRDVPLAKLISQATGMDVAIENDAKALAVSEKSFGQARDLSSFTLVSQGAGIGSAHFIAGQLHRGLHGGAGEIAHCTLEFNGSPCRCGKRGCLDTLASLNAIAEMAKAEGLEATTIGALEQLAMQGQTAAIRILHRAGAALGLAVSLLIQINDPDLILIAHQDADFSGLFGTVVHQSIEANVLPGNAGKTPVRTFTLNDDTWARAAASIAAHRFLVGLKPV
- a CDS encoding microcystin degradation protein MlrC → MRIAVSGIHIECSTYNPVLNEEKDFTVVRDGQLLASPRFHFLQDYPATFLPTIHARAIAGGPVARTTYDKFKAEMIAGLEAQKPFDGLYLAMHGAMYVEGLEDAEGDWIAAARKVVGPDCPISVSYDLHGNVSQRIIDTIDMFSTYRTAPHIDVEETMRRSVAMLVKHLQTGVKPTLLWVPVPVVLPGERTSTEDEPAKSLYARLPEMDEVDGVWDSSLMVGYVWADEPRATAAVIMTGTDLAVLRQQATQLAQAYWDAREDFVFGCETDTVEACVRKAIHSETRPVVLADSGDNPTGGGVGDRADVLEELIKQYAENVIVAGITDAPATDAAFNAGVGSVLTLTLGASLDNSSPQVKGEFEVVFLLDALTAADRQAVLRTGGIDVVVSARRRPYHNISDFNVLQLDPHAANIVVVKSGYLSPELAPIASPNLMALSNGVVDQFVERLPRNRKARKTFPFDRDFSYVPQVQLSARSK